A region of the Pedococcus aerophilus genome:
GACGGGGACGATGTTCTGCGGGGGGACCGGACCGATGGCCTTGCTGTCGGGCTGGCCCTGGACGCCGCCGTTGAGGATGCCGGTGGAGGAGGACACGGCCGTGGGCTCACCGAAGTACTGCTCGAGGCCGTTGGACAGGGCGATGAGCTTGGCCTGGTCGACCTGGCTGATCGCGAAGAGCACGATGAACAACGCCATGAGCAGGGTGATCATGTCGGCGTAGCTGAGCAGCCAGCGTTCGGCGTTCTCGTGCTCGGCCTCCTCGTGGTCCTCGGCGCGCCGGCGGCCACCGCCGCCGGGCCGCGAGCTCACGCCGCTTCCTTGGCCAGGTCCCCGCCGTCGCTGGCGAGGGCGGCGCGCAGGCGCTTCTCGACGACCCGGGGGCTGGTGCCGGACTGGATCGCCAGGACGCCCTCGAGCAGCAGCTCCATGTGGGCGATCTCCGCCTCGCTGATGCGCTTGAGCTTGCTGGAGATCGGCAGCCACATCGCGTTGGCGCTCATGACGCCCCACAGGGTCGCGACGAACGCGCTCGCGATCAGCTCACCGAGCTTCTCCGGCGCGCCGAGGTTGCCCAGGACGTGGATGAGGCCGATGACGGTGCCGATGATGCCGATCGTCGGGGCGTAGCCGCCCATGTCGGCGAAGAACTTGATGCCGAGCTTGTCACGCTTGCGACGCGTGGAGATCTGGGTGTGCAGGACGTCGTAGATCTCGTCGGCGTCGGTGCCGTCGACGGTCATCTCGATGCCGTCGCGCAGGAACGGGTCCTCGATGCTGCGGGCCTTCTCCTCCAGCGCCAGCAGGCCTTCGCGGCGGGCGACGTCGGCCATGGCCACGAGCTCCTCGACGACGGCGTCGCTCTTGGGCTCCTTGACGGTGAACGCGCGCATGAGCTGCTTGCCGATGATGGCCATGTCGGTGATGAAGCCACCGGCCATCGCGGCGCCGATGCTCCCGACGAAGACCAGGATGATCGGCGGCAGCAGCAGGATGGACGTGGGCGAGGCGCCCTCCATGATGAGGGAGGCGACCACCGCCACGAAGATGACGACGATGCCGAGCAGGGTTGCGATCTCCATGTCACACGTCCGAGTCGGGGACGGCGTGGAGGGTGGCCCGCTGAGAGGGCGAGTGCTGGACGAAGTCGGCGGCAGAGATGACCGCGGCGCGGAAGTCGCGCACCTCGGCCACGACCTGCTCGACCGACTCGGTCACCACGTACCGCGTCCCACCCACGAGGGTGATGACGGTGTCGGGCGTGGCCTCGACACGTTCGATGAGGTCGGGGTTGAGTGCGAAACAGGTGCCGTTACGGCGCGTGACAGCGATCATGGTGCGTCCATCCTTGGGTCCAAACACGCGCAACCATCCGTGGTGCGCACTTCTCTCATCGGCAACCCCGCGGCATACCTGAGGTCTGTTCCCTCCCCGCTTTGTGCCAGTTCCGCGGCGGGTATGGCGCCGGGCACGGCGATGGGCACGGCGATGGGTGGTGGGGCGCGGCTCTCCCGCACCCCACCACCCGTGGGACCTCCTGAGCCGACCGGCTCAGCGCTTGAGGTTGACCAGGTCCTGGAGGATCTCGTCGGAGGCCGAGATCACGCGGGAGTTGGCCTGGAAGCCGCGCTGGGCGACGACGAGGTTGGTGAACTCCTGCGCGAGGTCGACGTTGCTCATCTCGAGGACACCGCTGTTGAGCAGGCCGCGGCCGCCGCTGCCGGCGATGCCCACCTGGGGCTGACCGGAGTTGGCGCTGTTGCGGTACATCGAGTCGCCGGCCTTCTCGAGGCCACCGGGGTTGGCGAAGTTGGCGACGGCCACCTGGCCGAGCTTCTCCGTCAGGCCGTTGGAGAAGACACCGATGAGGACGCCGTTGGTGTCCATGGTGAAGCTCTGCAGCTGCCCCATGGTCGTGCCGTCCTGGGTGCGGGCGGCGGCCGAGCTCTGGCCGGCGTACTGCGTCAGCGGGGTCTGGTCGCCACCGATGGTCATGGTGACGTTGGCGCCGAAGGAGTACCCGGCCGTCCCCATCGCGGCGCTGCTCAGCGTCATCGTGTCGGTGTTGAACTTCTCCGTCGCCGGGTTCCACGTGAGGTTGGTCGTGCCGACGGTCACCGGCGAGCCGTTGCTGCCGGGGACGGTGGTCGTCGCGGTCCAGGCGTTGGCGGCGGTCTTGGTGTAGGTGGTCGTGGCCGGGACGGTCCGACCCTGGCCGTCGACGATGTCGATGCCGTGGGTGACGGTGGCGCCGACCGCGGCGTCGGCCGGCAGGTTGCCGCCGAGGTCGATGTTCGCGGTCTCCTTCGGGGGGAGCACCTGGCCGAACGGCAGGCGCAGGCCCGTCGTGGAGGTGTTGGTGTCGATCCGGCCGTTGGCGGCGGGCCACCCCTGGACGGTCGCGCCCTCGGGCGTGGTCAGGTTGCCGAGGGCGTCGAAGGAGAACGCGCCGGCGCGGGTGTACATCGTCTGGCCGTCGCGCTGGACCACGAAGAAGCCGTCACCCTGGATGGCCATGTCGCCCTGGCGGCCGGTCACCTGGGTGCTGCCCTGGGTGAAGTTCGTCGTGATGCCGGCGACCTTGACGCCGAGGCCGACCTGCGCGGCGTTGGTGCCACCGCCGCCCTGGGCCGCGCCACCGGAGTTGCGGATGGCCTGGCTGAGGGTGTCCTCGAAGACGGTCTGGCTGGACTTGTAGCCCGTGGTGTTGACGTTGGCGATGTTGTTGCCGATGACGTCCATCATCGTCTGGTGGCTGCGCAGACCGGAGACGGCGGAGAAGAGCGAGCGAAGCATGTTCAGTCCTTTGCGGGGTGTGAGGGGTTAGGACGCGGAGGGGGAGGTGGCGGTGCCGACCTCGGAGACGGTGCTGAGCGGCACCTCGGTGTCGTTCACGATGAGCTTCGGCCCGGCAGCGGTGAGCTTGACCGAGTCGACGGTGCCGCTGGCGGTGGAGCTGCCCACGGAGTAGGTGACGCGCTGGCCCACGAGGGTCAGGGCGTTGAGGCTGTTCTGTCCCGCGATCACCGCGGCGTTCTGCTCCACCAGCTCGTGGAGGGTCTCGACCATCTGCATCTGCGCGGTCTGCGCCATGAAGGCAGCGCTGTCGACCGGCTTGCTCGGGTCCTGGTACTTCAGCTGCGCGACGAGGAGCTTGAGGAACGCGTCCCCGGTCATCTCGTTGCTCGCCGAGCTCGTGGAGGTCCCCTGCGTCGCACCAGCCGTGTTGGCCGCCGCCTGGGCGTTGAACGCCGCGGCGGTCGCCGCGGGGTTCGAACCGATCGGGATCGTCATGGACGGACTCACATTCTGACGTCGAGGGCGACGTCGCTGGGCAGGGATCGGGAGGTGGGGTTCGGGGTGGCCGGACCGGTGTCGGCACCGCGGTGCCCCGGTATGGCGCCGTGCCCGGCTCGCGGTGCAGCTCCGCTCCCGGCGCCGGTACCGGAACCGGCACCTGCTTGGCCGAACAGGTCGGGCGAACCGGACTGGACGTCCATGCCCGCCGTGCGCAGACCGGTCTGCTCCAGCTGGGCCCGGAGCTCGGGCAGGCCCTGGCGCAGGGTCTCGCGGGTGGCGGCGTCCGCGGCGACGAGGTGAAGGGCGACCTCTCCCCCGCTCAGGGTGAGCTGGACCCGGACCTTGCCGAGGTTCTCGGGCTCGAGGTGCACGGTGACCTGGTGGGTGCCGTCGGGCGCGGTGAACATCGGGGACATCGCGTTGAGGACCTGGGTCTGCGGGGGCAGCGGCACCACGGGGTTCGCGAGGGGGGCCGTCGTGACGGGGACCGCCGACGCCGTTCCCGTGGTGGGGGCTGTCGGCACCGTGGCAGCAGCGGCGAGGTCGACACCGGTGGGCACGGCGCTCGCCGGGGCGAGGACGGGGCTCGTCGCGACCGCCGTCACAGGGATGCTGCCGACGGTGGTCGCGTCCACGGACGTCGTGACCGCGGTGAGGCCGTCGGTGCCGGCCGGGGCGGTGGCGCCTGCGGCGTCGGTGCCGAGTCCGGCCCGCGCTCCCGCGCCGCCGAGGGCGGGCGGACGGCCATGGACGAGCGTGGGCACGAGCGCACCGTCGCCCTGGCCGCTGCCCGTCTGCCCGGCTCCGGTCCCGTCGGCGCCTGCCTGTCCCGAGCCCGCCGTGGCGGTAGGGGTGGTGGACGGGCCCGTGGTGGTGCCCTCGGTGGTCGGCTGGGAGGTGGACGTCGAGCTCGCGGCAGCCTGCCCGGCCGCCTGGCCGACGGCCTGCGTGCCGACGGCCGAGCCGGGGGCGCCGGACGTGCCGGCAGGGGTCGACACAGCGGTAGTGCCGACGGAGTCGGTGGGCGTAGCGGCCGCGTGGCCGACATCGGTCGCTGCCGAGCCCTCGGCCTGGGTGGCCGGCGCCACCACGGTGGCGGGGGCCGCCGACGCGGCGGTGACCGAGCCGGCGCTCGACGAGACGCCGTCGACACCGGGGGCAGCGGCACCGGAGCCACCTGCGGGCGAGGTCGTGGGACCGGCGGGCACCGCGCCGCTCGCAGCCGGAACGGTGGCCGCCGACGCGGCCGAGGACGCGACCTGGGCGGCGGGCTGCTGCACCGGCTGGGGCTCGCTGCCCGAGGACGGCTGCGACGCGGGAGCGACCTCGGTCGAGTCCTTCCCGGACGGACGGTCGGGACGCTCGAACACGGTGTCCACGACCGGGCGTTGGCTCCGCTCGCTCACCGCGGAGCGATCGCGGGGGTCCGCGGGGTCGCTGCGCTCGTGCACCTGGCGCTCGTGCACGGGGCGCTCGTGCACGGGGCGCTCGTGCACGGGGCGGGGGTGCGTCGAGCGGGTCTGGCCCGGGCGGCCGGAGTCGAGCTGGGAGCGGATGGCGACCTCGAAGCTCGCCCCGTCGTCCGAGGCGGCACTGCGCCCGCCGGGCTTCGCGGGGGCCACCGCGGCAGGTGCCGGGATGGTCACGTCGACGCGACTCATGCCGCTCCTCCCATGTAGCCGATGACCTTCTGGACGTACTGCTGGGTCTCCCGGTAGGGCGGGACACCGCCGTAGCGCTGCACCGCACCCGGGCCGGCGTTGTAGGCGGCGAGCGCCAGGGACGTCGAACCGAACCTGTCGAGGTGGCTGGCGAGCAGGCGGGCCGCACCGTCGATCGCCTGCGCCGGGTTGCGCGGGTCCACGCCGAGGCCGCGGGCGGTGGCCGGCATGATCTGCATGAGCCCGATGGCCCCGGCGTGGCTGACCGCGGAGGGGTTGAAGCCGCTCTCCGCCTTGGCGACCGAGGTGAGCAGGGCGACCGGGACGTCATACCGCTGCGCGGCACTGGCGAACAGGCTGCGGAACTGTGCGGGCACGTCGGAGGCCACACCACGCGTCGAGACGCCGGTCGCGGAAGACGCGGCGGAGGCAGCCGCCGAGGTCGTGAACGACTGCTCGGCGGGGGCGGCGATGCGACGGATGGCCGTGGGGGTCTTGTAGACGTCCTGGATCTTGACGTCCTGGCCGGCCCGGGGGGCGACGAGCATCTTGTGGTCGCCCACGTAGATGCCGATGTGGTCCACCGGGCTGCCGAAGGCGAGGAGGTCGCCCGGCTGGGCCTGGTCGAGGCTGGGGACCGCGGTGCCCATCCGCGCCTGGTCGGCGGCGACCCGCGGCAGGCGCACACCCACGTCGGCGAAGGCCCGCTGCACGAGGCCGGAGCAGTCCAGGCCCTTGGCCGGGTCGGTGCCGCCCCAGACGTAGGGGACGCCGAGGTACTTCTTGCCGGCCTCGACGGCGCGCGCGCCGACGTCACCGCTGGTGCTCGTGGTCGGGAAGCTCTGGACCCCCTGCGACTGAAGGGCTTTCGCCTGGTCCAGGACGGTGCCCAGCACCTGGTCGAAGGACGCCGGGGCCGAGCCCGACGTGGTGGTCGCCGAGCTGGTCCCGGCTGCGGCGCTGGTGCTCGCCGCGCTCGAGGTGGAGGTGGGGGCCACGACGGTGAACCGGCTCTGGATGGCGGCGATGCGGGCGAGGGCGCCCGCGGGGCCGACGGTGTCGATGCTCATGCCAGCACCCGCTTCAGCGCGCCGGCGCTCTCCTCGGCAGCTCGCTGGTCGGAGGCGAGCAGCTCGCGCAGGGCGATGAAGTCCTCGCGCTCGACGAGGCGCTCGAGGCCCGACGTGCGGGTCATCGCCTCGGTGAGCAGGGCACGGGCACGGTCGGACTCGCCCACGGCCATCTCGTGTCGGCTGCTGGTCACGGCGACCTGCTCGGCGCGACCACTGGCGAGGGCGCGGGCGGCGACGAACGCCGCTGCACCGACCACCCGGGGGGACGCGTCGACGTCGGCGTACCGCTGGCGGGCGGCGTCCGCGTGGCCCTCGGCAACGGCGGCGTCGGCGAGCGCCCGGGCGAGGTCCGCCTGACGGCGCTCCTCCTGGATCTTTCGCACCTTCAGCACGACGGCAAGGCGGTCACGGCGGGCACTCACAGCGCACCTGCCAGCTGGTGCAGGGCCGACCAGCTCTGGCCGAGGTCGGCGATGTCGTCGAGGTCCTGGCGCAGGAACAGGTCGATCGGGGCCGAGAACTGCAGGGCACGGTCGACCAGCGGGTTGCTCCCGGCGACGTAGGCACCGATCTCGACGAGGTCCTTGGCGTCGCGGCGGGCTGCGAGCAGCTGGCGCAGCGAGGAGACCGCGGCGCGCTGCGGGCCGTCGGTGAGGGCGCGGGTGGTGCGCGACACGGACTCGAGCACGTCGATGCAGGGGAAGTGGCCCGAGGTCGCGAGGCGGCGGTCGAGGACGATGTGGCCGTCGAGGATGGAGCGGACCGAGTCGGCGACCGGGTCGTTCATGTCGTCGCCCTCGACGAGGACGGTGTAGAGGCCCGTGATGCTGCCCGTGTGCGAGGTGCCCGCACGCTCGAGCAGGCGCGGCAGCAGCCCGAACACCGACGGCGGGTAGCCCCGGGTGGCCGGCGGCTCGCCGGCCGCGAGGCCGACCTCGCGCTGGGCCATGGCGACACGGGTGACGCTGTCCATGCAGAGCAGGACGTCCTGGCCCTGGTCGCGGAACCACTCGGCGATGCGGGTGGCGGTGAAGGCCGCGTGGAGGCGCACGAGCGCGGGCTCGTCGGAGGTCGCCACGACGACGACCGCGCGGGCCAGGCCCTCGGGTCCGAGGTCGTGCTCGACGAACTCGCGGACCTCACGGCCCCGCTCGCCGACCAGGGCCAGCACGCAGACCGGGGCCTCGGTGCCGCGGACCATCATCGAGAGCAGGCTCGACTTGCCGACGCCGGAGCCGGCGAAGATGCCCATGCGCTGCCCGCGCCCGCAGGGCACGAGGGTGTCGATGGCGCGGATGCCGAGGCCGAGCTGGGTGTCGATCCGGTCGCGGGTCATCGCCGGCGGCGGCGTGCCGTCGGAGGTCTCCCACGTCACGTCGGTGAGCTCGGGGCCACCGTCGATCGGGCGACCGAGCGCGTCCACGACCCGACCGATGAGCCCGGCGCCGACAGGGACCCGCAGGGGGCCACCGGTCGAGGCGACGACCGCACCGCGGCGCACACCGCGCAGGTCGGAGACGGGCAGGCAGCGGGCGGCGTCGCCGTCGAGGGCGACGACCTCGGCGAGGATCGGTCCCTGGTCGCCCATGACCTCGACGGCCTCGCCGACTGCGACGTCGAGGCCGGAGACCTCGATGCCGACACCGAGGGCGCGGGTGACGCGGCCGGTGACGCGCGGGCGGGCCGCGCGCAGGATGTCGTGGAGCACGGCGGTCATCGCGACAGCACCTCGCGGACGCGGACGAGCGCGGCGCCGATCTGGGCGTCGATCGTGCGGTCGCCGATGTCGACGACGCAGCCGCCGCGCTCGACGGTGGGGTCGGGGACGACCTGCACGGCGCAGCCGGGGGCGAGGTCGGCGATGGACTCGGGGGTGAGGTGGGTGTCGCCCGGGTTCAGGTGGACGGTGACGTCCGAGCCGCGGGGGATGTCGGTGAGTGCGCGCTCGACCGCGTCGCGGGCGGCGCAGTCGTCGACGAGCAGGTGGTGGCCGACGAGGGCCTCGGCGATCTCCACGGCCATGGGCACCGCGGCGGCACACAGGTCGCGCACCGTCGCGGACGCGGCGGCGTCAGCGACGGCGGCACGCAGCGACTCCAGGGTCGCGGCGAACTGCAGCCGGCGCTCGGCAGCCTCGGCCTCCTCGCGCTCCTGGGCCGCATGGAGCCAGGCCTCCTGCTCGCGGACGGCCTGGCGCACGCCCTCCTCGTAGCCGGCCTCGCGGCCCTCCTCGAACTGGCGGGCCGTCTCGGACAGGGCCCCGGAGCCGAGGACGGCGCTGGAGCGGGTGAACTGACGGGAGGTGAACAGGGCCGGCCGGACAGCGGTTGTGGCGGCACTGCGCAGCAGCACGGTCGAGGGGCGCAGGTCAGAGGACGAGGTCATCGCCGCCACCTCCCCGGGAGACGATGATGTCGCCGGACTCCTCGAGCGTGCGGATGAGGCGGATGATGGCCGCCTGGGCCTCCTCGACCTGCTTGAGGCGGACCGGGCCCATGACCTCGATCTCCTCGACGAGGCTGGCGCCGGCACGCTCGGACATGTTGCGCGTGATCTTGTCGCGCACCTCGGGCGAGACCCCCTTGAGCGCGAGCGCGAGGGCCTTGGTGTCGGCCTGGCGCAGGATGGCCTGCACGGCGCGGTCGTCGAGGTTGACGATGTCCTCGAACATGAACATGTGGGCGCGGACCTCTTCAGCGAGCTCGGGGTCACGCTGCTCGAGTCCCTCGAGGATGAGGCGCTCGGTGGAGCGCTCCGAGCTGTTGATGATGCCGACGAGCGGGCCGAGCCCACCGACGGAGGAGTAGTCCGAGCTCTGGACGAGGTTGGCCAGCCGGCGCTCGAGGTGGCCCTCGACCTGGCGGACGATCTCGGGCGAGGTGCGGTCCATCACCGCGAGGCGGTGGGCCACGTCGGCCTGCATGTCCTCGGGCAGGCCGGACAGGACGATGGCCGCCTGGTCCGCCGACATGTGCGCGAGCACGAGGGAGATGGTCTGCGGGTGCTCGTCCTGGAGGTAGGTGAGCAGCAGGCGCGCGTCGACGCGGCGCAGGAACGAGAACGGCGTCTGGGACAGGGACGTCGACAGCCGCGAGAGCACGTCCTTGGCACGCTCGGGGCCGAGCGTCTTGACGAGCATCTCCTCGGCGAGCTCGAGGCCGCCCTGGACGTAGTACTCCTGGGCGTTGACCATCGAGGAGAACTCCCCGAGCACGAGGTCCTGGGTGTGCAGGTCCGCACCGTCCAGGCGGGCGATCTCGGCCGTGAGGGCCTCGACCTCGCTGGGACGCAGGGACCGCAGCACGTGCGCGGAGTCCTCGCTGCCGAGCTGGACCAGCAGCACGGCGGCCTTGCGGAGCCCGGTGAGCTCCGTGGTCATCACGGTCATCAGCTGCCTTCCGCGATCCAGCCGCGCAGGAGGCGGGCCACGTCGTCGGGACGCTCGCGCGCCAGGGTGCCGATGGCCTCACGGGACTGCGCCCGCTGCTCCCCCGCCGTCTCGCGGTGGGGCAGGACGTTGCGCTGCTCGGCCTGCTCGAGGAGGGTGTCGACCGGCGCCGGTCCGGTGGGGACGCGGTAGACCTCGATCTCCTGCGGGGCAGCAGGGCCGGAGCGGCGGCGCGAGCGGATCAGGCCGATGATCAGGGCCAGCAGGATGAGGACGCCGAGGCCGACGGTCTTGCCGAGGCTGATCATGTCGGCGCGCTTCTTGTCGGCAGCTGCCGCCTCGAGCTCCTTCTGGGCCGACGCCGCGGCGGTGGTGTCGAAGGCCATCTGGCTGACCTCGACGACGTCACCGCGCTTGGGGTCCAGGCCGGCAGCGGCCGAGACGAGCGAGCTGAGCTGCGTGGTGTCGACGGAGCCGGCCGACTTGGCGTCGAGCAGGACGGCGACCGACAGCCGCTGGACCTTGCCCGGTGCCGTCGTGGTCTTCTCCTTGAGGGTGCCGACCGCGTTCGTCCGGGTGCTGTCCTCTTTGACGTAGTCGTTCTTGCCGGTGCCGTTGGTCGTCGTCCCGACGTTGTCGGGGCCGAGGACGCCACCGACCGGGGTGCCCCCGCCGGTGTAGCTCTCCTTGCTCTTGGTCTCCGTCAGCGTCGTGCCCGGCTTGGTGGGGACGTACTCCTGGCGGTCGATGGTCTGCTCGTCGAAGTTGAGGTCGGCGTCGACGCGGACCACGGCCTTGCCGGGACCGACGACCTTGTCGAGCATCGACTGGACGGCGGCGGCGGTCGCGTTGGCGACGGCGAGCTTCTGGGACTGGCGGGCGTCGGCACCGGCGGCGCCGCCACCACCCTCACCGGCGGCGTTGAGGACCTTGCCGCTGGCGTCGGCGACGGTGACCTGCTCGGGGTCGAGCTTCGGCACGGAGCCGGCGACGAGGTGGACGATCGAGTCGACCAGCGTGGAGGACAGCGTCGTGCCGGCCGAGGTCTTGACGAGGACCGAGCCGGTGGGCTTGGCCGCGTCCGTGGTGAACACGTCGTCCTGGGGCACGGCGAGGTGGACCACCGCGGCCTGGACGCCCTCGATCGACTCGATGGTCTTGGACAGCTCGCCCTCGAGGGCCCGCTGGTAGGTGACCTTCTGCTGGAAGTCGCTGCTCGTCATGCTCTGCTTGTCGAGCAGCGAGTAGCCCTGCGAGTTCGAGTCGCCGGCCGGCAGTCCCTCGCCGGAGAGGGTGATGCGGGTCTGGTAGACGTCGGCCTGCGGGACCATGACCGTCTGGCCGCCGTCGGCGAGCTCGTACGGCTCGCCGGACTCGGTGAGCTTGGCGGTGATGGCCGCGGCGTCGGTGGAGCTGAGGCCGGTGAAGACGGGCGCGTAGCTGGGCTTGCCCACCCAGGACACGAACATGACGCCGCCGACGACGACGGCCAGCGCGGCCACCGCGGTGACGACGCGCTGCCCCGGCGTGAAGCCGCCGAACAGCTTGCTGAAGCGGCCCAGGAGGGCCTTCGGGTCGAAGCCGTTCACATCGGCATCCTCATGATCTCGGTGAACGCCTCGACGGCCTTGTTGCGCACGGCGACGGTCAGCTGGGTGGCGACGGCCGCTTCATTCGCGGCGATCGTGTACTGGTGCACGTCCTGGAGCTGACCGGTGACCGCCTGGACGGCCATCTTGTCGCTCGTCTGGTGCAGGGAGTTGAGCTTCTCGATGCCCTGCTCGAGGGCGTTGCTGAACCCGGCGGGGTTCGCGGCAGCCGTCGGCGCGGTCGCGGTGACCGGCGGCAGGCTGCCGATCGCGGAGATGGGAGGGATGACCATGGTCAGCGGCCCAGCCCGATGGCCTGCTGGTACGCCGCCTGCGCCCGCTCGACCACGGCGAGGTTCGCCTGGTAGCCGCGCTGGGCCATCATCAGCTGGGTCATCTGGTCGCCCATGTCGATGTCGGGGAGACGGATGTAGCCCTCGGCGTCGGCCAGGGGGTGGTCGGGCTGGAAGACCATGCGGCCCTCGGCGTCACCGAACTGCACGCCGGCGACCCGGACACCCTCGGGCTTGCCGTACTCGCCGGCCTCCGCCACGACGTACCGCGCCTGGAAGGCGTTCTCGTTGGACGGGCGGACCGTGTTGATGTTGGCGATGTTGTCGGAGACGGCGTCCATCCACTTGCGGTGCAGGACCAGACCCGAGCCGGCGATGTTCATCGCCCCGAAGATGCCCATCAGGCGCTGCCGAGCGCGATGCGCATCCGCTGGAAGTGGTCGGTCATGGCCTGGACGCCGAGCTGGTAGGTCAGCCCGGTCTCAGCGCCGGCGAGGGTCTCCTCGTCGAGGTTGACGTTGTTGCCGTTCTCGCGGGTGGGCTCGAGGGAGCGCTGCGCGGTCGGGGTGGCCACCGAGGGGTCCTGCCCGTTGCCGAGGGCGGC
Encoded here:
- the flgC gene encoding flagellar basal body rod protein FlgC, giving the protein MGIFGAMNIAGSGLVLHRKWMDAVSDNIANINTVRPSNENAFQARYVVAEAGEYGKPEGVRVAGVQFGDAEGRMVFQPDHPLADAEGYIRLPDIDMGDQMTQLMMAQRGYQANLAVVERAQAAYQQAIGLGR
- a CDS encoding flagellar basal body rod protein FlgB; this encodes MIDPIGDTTMRALGQALNGLSLRQRTIADNIANVDTPRFLAGKVDFESSLIAALGNGQDPSVATPTAQRSLEPTRENGNNVNLDEETLAGAETGLTYQLGVQAMTDHFQRMRIALGSA